In the Flagellimonas sp. MMG031 genome, one interval contains:
- the ychF gene encoding redox-regulated ATPase YchF gives MKAGIVGLPNVGKSTLFNCLSNAKAQSANFPFCTIEPNIGVVNVPDQRLEKLEELVNPERVVPATVEIVDIAGLVKGASKGEGLGNQFLGNIRETDAILHVLRCFDNDNVVHVDGSVDPIRDKETIDMELQLKDLESVEKKLDKVKRAAKTGNKEAQKEEAVLTALKEGLEAGKSVRAIILSEDDREEYVRPMQLITDKPVMYVCNVDEESATNGNAYVEKVKAAVADENAEVIFLAVGTEADITELETYEERQMFLEDLGLSEPGSAKLIRGTYKLLNLETYFTAGVKEVRAWTIPVGATAPQAAGVIHTDFEKGFIRAEVISYDDYVKYGSEAKVKEAGRMRVEGKEYIVKDGDVMHFRFNV, from the coding sequence TTGTCCAACGCAAAGGCGCAGAGTGCCAACTTCCCTTTTTGTACCATAGAGCCCAATATTGGCGTGGTAAACGTTCCCGACCAGCGATTGGAGAAATTGGAAGAATTGGTTAACCCAGAACGTGTGGTGCCTGCCACCGTGGAGATTGTGGATATTGCCGGATTGGTAAAAGGAGCGAGCAAAGGAGAAGGATTGGGCAACCAGTTTTTGGGAAATATTCGCGAAACCGATGCGATTCTGCATGTGCTTCGGTGCTTTGACAATGATAATGTGGTGCACGTGGATGGGTCCGTAGACCCTATTCGAGATAAGGAAACCATCGACATGGAACTCCAATTGAAGGATTTGGAGAGTGTGGAGAAAAAATTGGACAAGGTAAAGCGTGCAGCCAAAACAGGGAATAAGGAAGCACAAAAGGAGGAGGCGGTCTTGACTGCCCTTAAGGAAGGTTTGGAGGCCGGAAAGTCCGTTCGTGCCATTATTTTAAGCGAGGACGACCGAGAAGAATATGTGAGGCCGATGCAGTTGATTACTGACAAACCTGTGATGTACGTCTGCAATGTGGACGAAGAATCCGCAACAAATGGCAACGCCTACGTGGAGAAAGTGAAGGCAGCGGTAGCTGATGAAAATGCAGAAGTTATCTTCCTTGCCGTGGGTACGGAAGCCGATATCACAGAATTGGAAACGTACGAAGAGCGCCAAATGTTCTTGGAGGATTTGGGACTTTCGGAGCCAGGTTCCGCCAAATTGATCCGAGGCACCTACAAACTGCTCAATTTGGAAACCTATTTTACAGCAGGGGTGAAGGAAGTCCGCGCTTGGACCATACCTGTTGGGGCGACAGCTCCGCAAGCCGCTGGGGTCATTCATACCGATTTTGAAAAAGGCTTTATCCGTGCCGAGGTCATTTCTTATGATGATTATGTGAAATACGGTAGCGAGGCCAAAGTAAAAGAAGCCGGCCGAATGAGGGTAGAGGGTAAGGAATACATCGTTAAAGACGGTGATGTGATGCACTTTAGGTTTAATGTGTAG
- a CDS encoding DMT family transporter produces the protein MSSKGLGVLYGVLGVVLFSSKAVMVKLAYGYQVDTLDLLLFRMLFSLPFYIFILFLIRRKTTNTTIKIKDYAWLFVFGFVGYYLASYFDFLGLNYIKAGLERIILFVYPTIVVFLSWLAFKQRITKVQTIAILITYLGVLITFWDELDLGGNEVLVGGFLVLLSAITYASYLVGSGWLIPKFGVLRFTCYAMIVSTLCIVVHYLFAGDWGLMGYPWQAYAYGVAMAIFATLIPSFLVSAAIERLGASNFSILGSLGPVSTILLAYVFLDEKLTYWQLAGMSIVIFGVTYLSVQSKKRAKA, from the coding sequence ATGTCCAGTAAAGGTTTAGGGGTTTTGTACGGGGTTTTGGGAGTGGTACTCTTCTCTTCCAAGGCGGTGATGGTAAAGTTGGCCTACGGCTACCAAGTGGACACCTTGGATTTGCTCCTGTTTCGCATGCTTTTTTCCCTACCGTTTTACATTTTTATTCTCTTTTTGATTCGAAGAAAGACTACCAACACAACAATCAAAATCAAAGATTATGCATGGCTCTTTGTGTTTGGCTTCGTTGGCTACTATCTGGCCAGTTATTTTGATTTTTTGGGATTGAATTACATCAAGGCGGGACTGGAGCGCATCATCTTATTCGTATACCCTACCATTGTCGTGTTTTTGAGTTGGCTAGCCTTCAAACAAAGGATAACCAAGGTCCAGACCATTGCCATTTTGATTACCTATTTGGGTGTTCTCATTACCTTTTGGGACGAACTGGACCTAGGCGGAAATGAGGTCTTGGTGGGCGGTTTTCTGGTGTTGTTGAGCGCCATCACCTATGCTTCTTATTTGGTGGGCAGCGGCTGGTTGATTCCCAAGTTTGGCGTGCTTCGATTTACGTGCTACGCCATGATTGTCTCTACCCTCTGCATTGTGGTGCACTATCTGTTTGCTGGTGACTGGGGGCTTATGGGGTATCCTTGGCAAGCCTATGCCTACGGGGTTGCCATGGCCATTTTTGCCACGTTGATTCCTTCTTTTTTGGTATCTGCTGCCATTGAGCGGCTTGGCGCTTCCAATTTTTCCATTTTAGGAAGTTTGGGGCCGGTCTCCACTATTTTGTTGGCCTATGTGTTTTTGGACGAAAAACTGACCTATTGGCAATTGGCCGGAATGTCCATTGTGATTTTTGGGGTGACTTACCTCTCCGTTCAAAGTAAAAAGCGGGCTAAAGCCTGA
- a CDS encoding DNA topoisomerase IV subunit B: MADTQYTEDNIRSLDWKEHIRMRPGMYIGKLGDGSSADDGIYILLKEVIDNCIDEFVMGAGKTIEINIKDNTVHVRDYGRGIPLGKVVDVVSKMNTGGKYDTRAFKKSVGLNGVGTKAVNALSTYFRVESNRDGKSKSAEFETGNLINEELLEESSRRKGTKVSFTPDETIFKKYKYRNEYVERMLRNYVYLNPGLTIVFNGEKFYSENGLKDLLEDNNNEDDFLYPIIHLKGDDIEVAMTHSKTQYSEEYHSFVNGQHTTQGGTHQSAFREAVVKTIRDFYGKNYDASDVRKSIISAVSIKVMEPVFESQTKTKLGSTDMGGDLPTVRTFINDFVGTQLDNYLHKNPQTAEALQKKIVQAEKERKELSGIRKLARERAKKASLHNKKLRDCRIHLQDMKKDRRLETTLFITEGDSASGSITKSRDVNTQAVFSLRGKPLNSYGMSKKIVYENEEFNLLQAALNIEDSMEDLRYNNIVIATDADVDGMHIRLLLITFFLQFFPELIKENHLYILQTPLFRVRNKKETIYCYSEEERRQAIEKLSGKPEITRFKGLGEISPDEFKNFIGDDIRLEPVMLDKAMSIDALLKFYMGKNTPDRQDFIINNLKVELDLVEENQLQPK; the protein is encoded by the coding sequence ATGGCAGATACCCAATATACTGAGGATAATATCCGTTCGCTGGATTGGAAGGAGCATATTCGCATGCGCCCGGGGATGTACATTGGAAAATTGGGCGATGGTTCTTCTGCGGACGACGGTATTTACATCCTACTCAAAGAGGTGATCGATAACTGTATCGATGAATTTGTGATGGGAGCCGGAAAGACCATCGAGATCAATATCAAGGACAATACCGTCCATGTTAGGGATTATGGTCGGGGCATACCTTTGGGCAAAGTGGTGGATGTGGTCTCCAAAATGAATACCGGTGGTAAGTACGATACCCGTGCGTTTAAAAAATCCGTGGGACTAAATGGAGTGGGAACCAAAGCCGTAAATGCGCTTTCTACCTATTTTCGCGTGGAGTCCAACCGGGACGGAAAATCCAAGTCGGCCGAATTTGAAACCGGAAACCTGATCAATGAAGAGCTGTTGGAAGAATCTTCACGCCGAAAGGGAACCAAGGTGAGTTTCACACCCGACGAAACCATCTTCAAAAAATACAAATACCGAAACGAGTATGTGGAACGCATGCTCAGAAACTACGTCTACCTTAATCCAGGTCTCACCATCGTTTTCAATGGTGAAAAGTTCTATTCGGAAAATGGTCTTAAGGATTTATTGGAGGACAATAATAATGAGGACGACTTCCTGTATCCCATCATCCATTTGAAAGGGGACGACATTGAAGTGGCCATGACCCACAGCAAGACCCAATACAGTGAGGAGTACCATTCATTTGTAAACGGTCAGCATACCACCCAAGGAGGAACGCACCAATCTGCATTTAGGGAAGCTGTGGTTAAGACCATCCGTGATTTTTATGGAAAAAATTACGATGCTTCGGATGTCAGGAAATCCATCATCTCTGCGGTTTCCATCAAAGTAATGGAGCCCGTCTTTGAAAGTCAGACCAAAACCAAATTGGGTTCTACCGATATGGGCGGAGATTTACCCACAGTTAGGACCTTTATCAACGATTTTGTCGGAACACAACTGGACAATTATCTGCATAAGAATCCGCAAACGGCGGAAGCGCTACAGAAAAAAATAGTACAGGCCGAAAAGGAACGCAAGGAACTTTCAGGCATAAGGAAGCTGGCCAGGGAACGTGCCAAAAAAGCCAGTCTCCACAATAAAAAACTACGCGACTGCCGTATTCATTTGCAGGACATGAAAAAGGACAGGCGATTGGAAACCACCCTTTTCATTACCGAGGGGGACTCTGCATCCGGTTCCATCACCAAATCACGTGATGTGAATACCCAGGCCGTGTTCAGTCTCCGCGGAAAGCCTCTGAATTCCTACGGAATGTCCAAAAAAATCGTTTACGAGAACGAAGAATTCAATCTGTTGCAAGCGGCGTTGAACATCGAGGACTCCATGGAAGACCTTCGGTACAACAATATCGTAATCGCCACGGATGCCGATGTGGACGGAATGCACATCCGTTTGCTGTTGATTACCTTCTTTTTACAATTTTTCCCCGAATTGATCAAGGAAAACCACTTATACATCCTCCAAACCCCACTTTTTCGGGTGCGCAACAAAAAAGAGACCATTTACTGTTACAGTGAGGAGGAAAGAAGACAAGCCATAGAGAAACTCTCCGGAAAACCTGAAATCACCCGATTTAAGGGATTGGGCGAGATTTCCCCGGACGAGTTCAAAAACTTTATTGGTGACGATATCCGTCTGGAACCTGTAATGCTCGACAAGGCCATGAGCATTGATGCCCTGCTGAAGTTTTACATGGGCAAGAATACGCCGGACAGACAGGATTTTATCATCAACAACCTTAAAGTGGAGCTTGATCTTGTTGAAGAAAACCAACTACAACCCAAATAA